From a single Micromonospora sp. WMMD1102 genomic region:
- a CDS encoding carbohydrate ABC transporter permease gives MNLSRREWLTGRLFLVALVLVTLLPFVSMLSAALQPRGTVPTGLAWPADPQWGNFVDAFTAANMAALLRSSLLIVVGVVPVSVVIATMAGFGLGHLRVPGAKWAFGLFLLGLTLPFEAVVTPIYYQMRDLGLLNTRWAIVLPLIGLYMPFAVFWMRAHFANVPTELSEAARVDGSTTWQLFWRIQVPLARPAIASLTILLFLWTWNQFLLAIVLVDDATKRTMAGALGAFQGQWGTDLVLLCAGSLLILTPTLVVFLIFQRQFIKALLQGSVKG, from the coding sequence ATGAACCTGAGCCGACGCGAGTGGCTGACCGGCCGGCTCTTCCTCGTCGCGCTGGTGCTGGTCACCCTGCTGCCCTTCGTGAGCATGCTGTCGGCGGCGTTGCAGCCCCGCGGCACGGTGCCCACCGGGCTGGCCTGGCCGGCCGATCCGCAGTGGGGGAACTTCGTCGACGCCTTCACCGCGGCGAACATGGCCGCGCTGCTCCGGTCCAGCCTGCTGATCGTGGTCGGCGTGGTGCCGGTCTCGGTGGTCATCGCCACCATGGCCGGCTTCGGGCTCGGCCACCTGCGGGTGCCGGGCGCGAAGTGGGCGTTCGGCCTGTTCCTGCTCGGCCTGACCCTGCCCTTCGAGGCCGTGGTGACCCCGATCTACTACCAGATGCGCGACCTCGGGCTGCTCAACACCCGCTGGGCCATCGTGCTGCCGCTGATCGGCCTCTACATGCCGTTCGCGGTCTTCTGGATGCGGGCGCACTTCGCCAACGTGCCGACCGAGCTCTCCGAGGCGGCCCGGGTGGACGGCAGCACCACCTGGCAGCTGTTCTGGCGGATCCAGGTGCCGCTGGCCCGGCCGGCGATCGCATCGCTGACCATCCTGCTGTTCCTCTGGACCTGGAACCAGTTCCTGCTCGCCATCGTGCTCGTCGACGACGCCACCAAACGCACGATGGCCGGCGCGCTGGGTGCGTTCCAGGGGCAGTGGGGGACCGACCTGGTGCTGCTCTGCGCCGGATCGCTGCTCATCCTCACCCCGACCCTGGTGGTCTTCCTGATCTTCCAGCGCCAGTTCATCAAGGCGCTGCTCCAGGGGTCCGTCAAGGGCTGA
- a CDS encoding LacI family DNA-binding transcriptional regulator, protein MLEEGRPRRRPARRRGDLPIATIAELAGVSPPTVSKVLNGRAGVGEQTRQRVEALLRDHGYRRPFPARTAHGLEVVFQQMLGSIAIEIMRGVAGVAALRDCTVGFTDVGPRGSAGELWVEPLLLRQPAGIITVFPGVTARHREMLAASGVPLVAVDPIGDLFPTPAVGTNNWSGAVAATRHLLDLGHRRIGVLAGPTRDLSARARLDGIRAALDHVGIPFDDGLLRHGEFTFEEGRDLGRELLTLPAAPTAVLCGDDLQAMGVYEAARQLGLRIPDDLSVVGFDDVEQAGWLAPGLTTVRQPFAEMGATAARLVLALAEGRALTQHRYELDTTLVLRGSTAAPGPR, encoded by the coding sequence GTGCTGGAGGAAGGCCGACCGAGACGCCGTCCGGCTCGACGCCGTGGAGATCTGCCCATCGCGACGATCGCCGAGCTGGCAGGCGTGTCGCCGCCCACCGTCTCCAAGGTGCTCAACGGCCGGGCCGGGGTGGGCGAGCAGACCCGGCAACGCGTGGAGGCGCTGCTGCGCGACCACGGCTACCGCCGGCCGTTTCCGGCCAGGACCGCGCACGGCCTGGAGGTGGTGTTCCAGCAGATGCTCGGCTCCATCGCGATCGAGATCATGCGCGGTGTCGCCGGAGTCGCGGCGCTCCGCGACTGCACCGTCGGGTTCACCGACGTGGGCCCACGCGGCTCGGCCGGGGAGCTGTGGGTCGAACCGCTCCTGCTGCGGCAGCCCGCCGGAATCATCACCGTCTTCCCCGGAGTCACCGCCCGGCACCGCGAGATGCTCGCGGCCAGTGGTGTTCCGCTGGTGGCGGTCGACCCGATCGGCGACCTCTTCCCGACGCCGGCCGTCGGGACGAACAACTGGAGCGGCGCGGTCGCCGCCACCCGGCACCTGCTCGACCTCGGGCACCGCCGGATCGGCGTACTCGCCGGCCCGACCAGGGACCTGTCCGCACGGGCCAGGTTGGACGGGATCCGGGCCGCCCTCGACCACGTCGGCATCCCGTTCGACGACGGACTGCTCCGGCACGGCGAGTTCACCTTCGAGGAGGGCCGGGACCTCGGCCGGGAGCTGTTGACCCTGCCGGCGGCCCCCACCGCCGTGCTCTGCGGCGACGACCTACAGGCGATGGGCGTCTACGAGGCGGCGCGCCAGCTCGGCCTGCGCATCCCCGACGACCTCAGCGTGGTCGGCTTCGACGACGTCGAGCAGGCCGGCTGGCTCGCCCCGGGCCTGACCACCGTGCGCCAGCCGTTCGCGGAGATGGGCGCCACCGCCGCCCGGCTCGTCCTGGCCCTCGCCGAGGGCCGGGCCCTGACGCAGCACCGGTACGAGTTGGACACCACGCTCGTGCTGCGCGGCAGTACCGCGGCACCCGGTCCGCGATAG
- a CDS encoding family 43 glycosylhydrolase — MVCVTALVAVVQQPARADNPIVQTIYTADPAPLVHQGRVYLYTGHDEDGSTYFTMRDWRVFSSADMVNWTDHGSPMSLATFAWASADAWAGHTIYRNGKFYWYVPVKNRSTGRMAIGVGVSESPTGPFRDALGRPLVENGEIDPAAFIDDNGQAYLYWGNPNLWYVRLNADMISFSGGPTQIPLTATGFGARSGNTSRPTLYEEAPWVYKRNGQYYMIFAAECCSEFIAYSTGPSATGPWTYRGTIMPRQGGSFTNHPGIIDFNGGSYFFYHNGALPGGGGYTRSVAVEKFSYNADGTIPTMNMTSAGAPQIGTLDPYSRQEAETIAWSSGVETEVSTAGGMNVAFISDGDYIKVKGVGFGAGAATFNARVASATSGGRIEVRLGSATGTVVGTCTVPGTGGWQTWTTVSCPVSNVSGTHDLFLRFTGGSGNLFNVDWWQFNVRGTPTAPPSPQPTATTPPAPTPSASASTPPAGGACTVAYRTTNSWAGGFQAEVTVTAGSAPVDGWTVRWTLGAGQSVGQVWNGTASTSGSTVTVRNTSYNGALAAGGSTTFGFIAGGTPSAPSFSCTSP, encoded by the coding sequence CTGGTCTGCGTCACGGCGCTGGTCGCCGTCGTGCAACAACCGGCCCGCGCGGACAACCCGATCGTGCAGACGATCTACACCGCCGATCCGGCACCGCTGGTCCACCAGGGGCGGGTCTACCTGTACACCGGGCACGACGAGGACGGGTCGACCTACTTCACCATGCGTGACTGGCGGGTGTTCTCGTCCGCCGACATGGTGAACTGGACCGACCACGGTTCGCCGATGAGCCTGGCGACCTTCGCCTGGGCCTCCGCGGACGCCTGGGCCGGGCACACCATCTACCGCAACGGCAAGTTCTACTGGTACGTGCCGGTGAAGAACCGGTCGACCGGGCGGATGGCGATCGGGGTCGGGGTGTCGGAGAGCCCCACCGGCCCGTTCCGGGACGCGTTGGGCCGGCCGCTGGTGGAGAACGGTGAGATCGACCCGGCGGCCTTCATCGACGACAACGGCCAGGCGTACCTGTACTGGGGCAACCCGAACCTGTGGTACGTGCGGCTGAACGCCGACATGATCTCCTTCTCGGGCGGGCCGACGCAGATCCCGTTGACAGCGACGGGCTTCGGCGCCCGGTCCGGCAACACGAGCCGGCCCACCCTCTACGAGGAGGCGCCGTGGGTCTACAAGCGCAACGGCCAGTACTACATGATCTTCGCGGCGGAGTGTTGCAGCGAGTTCATCGCCTACTCCACCGGACCGTCGGCGACCGGGCCGTGGACGTACCGCGGGACGATCATGCCCCGGCAGGGCGGGAGCTTCACCAACCATCCCGGCATCATCGACTTCAACGGCGGCTCGTACTTCTTCTACCACAACGGGGCACTGCCCGGCGGCGGCGGATACACCCGCTCGGTGGCGGTCGAGAAGTTCAGCTACAACGCCGACGGGACCATCCCGACGATGAACATGACGAGCGCCGGCGCACCGCAGATCGGCACCCTCGACCCGTACTCGCGGCAGGAGGCCGAGACGATCGCCTGGAGCAGCGGGGTGGAGACCGAGGTCTCCACCGCGGGCGGCATGAACGTCGCCTTCATCAGCGACGGCGACTACATCAAGGTCAAGGGGGTCGGCTTCGGCGCCGGTGCCGCCACCTTCAACGCGCGGGTCGCCTCCGCTACCAGCGGCGGCCGGATCGAGGTGCGGCTGGGCAGCGCGACCGGGACCGTCGTCGGCACCTGCACCGTCCCCGGCACGGGCGGCTGGCAGACCTGGACCACAGTCAGCTGCCCGGTCAGCAACGTCAGCGGCACCCACGACCTCTTCCTGCGCTTCACCGGCGGCAGCGGCAACCTGTTCAACGTCGACTGGTGGCAGTTCAACGTCCGTGGCACCCCCACCGCGCCGCCGAGCCCGCAGCCGACCGCTACCACGCCGCCGGCACCCACCCCGAGCGCGAGTGCGAGCACGCCGCCGGCCGGCGGCGCGTGCACGGTGGCGTACCGCACCACCAACTCGTGGGCGGGCGGCTTCCAGGCCGAGGTGACGGTGACCGCCGGATCGGCGCCGGTGGACGGCTGGACGGTTCGCTGGACCCTGGGCGCCGGGCAGTCGGTCGGCCAGGTCTGGAACGGTACGGCCAGCACCAGCGGATCCACGGTCACCGTCCGGAACACGTCGTACAACGGTGCTCTCGCGGCGGGCGGCTCGACGACGTTCGGCTTCATCGCCGGTGGTACGCCCTCGGCACCGTCGTTCAGCTGCACCAGCCCGTAG
- a CDS encoding ABC transporter permease — MTTVEQSVETRGRLADWFRQRISHAVSEFTAAVALVVLFVALSFASPHFLTADNLFNIGSQTAVIAIIATAQTMVIITRGIDLSVGSVAALAGVVGAMAVRDLGFSVWAATGVAVAVGAIAGLLNGLLVTVARIPPFIATLGTMSAGRGLVFIVTGAVGVYGLPKSFQLLGNGELFGVPFAVLLTAVVAVGVAFLLSQTRFGQYAYAMGSNPEAARRSGIPVGRHLTGVYVLAGVLVGLGGMIAASRVNSGQPNYGIALELDVIAAAVIGGASLFGGQGRIVGTMIGAFLIALVRNGAVLLDISIHYQQVIVGLIIWAAVYFDQYRRRRLEARG; from the coding sequence ATGACTACCGTCGAGCAGTCCGTCGAGACGCGGGGAAGGCTGGCCGACTGGTTCCGGCAGCGGATCTCGCACGCCGTCTCGGAGTTCACCGCCGCCGTCGCCCTGGTGGTGCTCTTCGTCGCGCTCAGCTTCGCCAGTCCACACTTCCTGACCGCCGACAACCTGTTCAACATCGGCTCCCAGACCGCCGTGATCGCGATCATCGCCACGGCACAGACCATGGTGATCATCACCCGGGGGATCGACCTGTCGGTGGGGTCGGTCGCTGCCCTGGCCGGCGTCGTGGGCGCGATGGCCGTCCGTGACCTGGGCTTCTCCGTCTGGGCCGCCACCGGGGTCGCGGTCGCCGTCGGGGCGATCGCCGGACTGCTGAACGGACTGCTGGTGACCGTGGCCCGGATCCCGCCGTTCATCGCGACCCTCGGCACGATGTCGGCGGGACGTGGTCTGGTCTTCATCGTCACCGGGGCGGTCGGGGTCTACGGGCTGCCCAAGTCCTTCCAACTGCTCGGCAACGGCGAGCTGTTCGGGGTCCCGTTCGCCGTACTGCTCACCGCCGTCGTTGCCGTCGGGGTGGCGTTCCTGCTCTCCCAGACCCGGTTCGGCCAGTACGCCTACGCGATGGGCTCCAACCCGGAGGCCGCCCGGCGCTCGGGCATCCCGGTCGGCCGTCACCTGACCGGGGTGTACGTACTGGCCGGCGTGCTGGTCGGGCTGGGCGGCATGATCGCGGCTTCCCGGGTCAACTCCGGTCAGCCCAACTACGGGATCGCACTCGAACTCGACGTCATCGCCGCGGCCGTCATCGGCGGAGCCAGCCTCTTCGGCGGGCAGGGCCGGATCGTCGGGACGATGATCGGCGCCTTCCTGATCGCCCTGGTGCGCAACGGCGCCGTACTGCTCGACATCAGCATCCACTACCAGCAGGTGATCGTCGGTCTGATCATCTGGGCCGCCGTCTACTTCGACCAGTACCGCCGCCGCCGTCTGGAGGCACGTGGCTGA
- a CDS encoding ABC transporter substrate-binding protein, translating into MSYRSTSSRWVGVRRPYGRALLVALLATSVLTACGSVEVRDGDDGAPKEQSGPLELAVVPKAVGHEFWNTVRAGAECAAKRAGDVTVQWDGVTAETDVEGQVNLLQNFVTRKVDGIVYAATDSAALAPATERAVTAGIPVAMIDSGTDPQPDNVPLYATDNRAAAVQAAKLLADELGAGNHDVALIEFQPGSQTNTERVEGFKDGLTKYPNLKLVGQQPSHSDVNEARRVTENILTANPRLAGVFAANEPSVLGAAQAIQAAGKSGKVVIIGWDAAPDEIAGLRSGQISALVVQNPFKMGYLGVDSMVKHLRDKAPLASADTGVTFLTKENIDAAESKAVLEPNCDNPPVR; encoded by the coding sequence ATGTCATACCGCAGCACGAGCAGCCGGTGGGTGGGCGTGCGCCGCCCGTACGGCCGGGCACTTCTGGTCGCCCTGCTGGCGACGTCGGTCCTCACCGCGTGCGGAAGTGTCGAGGTCCGCGACGGCGACGACGGCGCGCCGAAGGAGCAGAGCGGGCCGCTGGAACTCGCCGTGGTGCCCAAGGCCGTCGGCCACGAGTTCTGGAACACGGTACGGGCCGGCGCCGAGTGCGCCGCGAAGCGGGCCGGGGACGTCACGGTGCAGTGGGACGGGGTGACCGCCGAGACCGACGTGGAGGGACAGGTCAACCTCCTACAGAACTTCGTCACCAGGAAGGTCGACGGCATCGTCTACGCGGCGACCGACTCCGCCGCGCTGGCGCCTGCCACCGAGCGGGCCGTCACGGCCGGGATCCCGGTCGCGATGATCGACTCCGGCACCGACCCGCAGCCGGACAACGTGCCGCTGTACGCCACCGACAACCGGGCCGCGGCCGTGCAGGCGGCCAAGCTGCTCGCCGACGAACTCGGCGCCGGCAACCACGACGTGGCGCTCATCGAGTTCCAGCCGGGCTCGCAGACCAACACCGAACGGGTCGAGGGCTTCAAGGATGGCCTGACGAAGTACCCCAACCTGAAGCTGGTGGGACAGCAGCCCAGCCACAGCGACGTCAACGAGGCTCGCCGGGTCACCGAGAACATCCTCACCGCCAACCCGCGGCTCGCCGGCGTCTTCGCGGCCAACGAGCCGAGCGTGCTCGGCGCCGCGCAGGCCATCCAGGCGGCCGGCAAGTCCGGCAAGGTCGTCATCATCGGCTGGGACGCCGCCCCCGACGAGATCGCCGGGCTGCGCAGCGGACAGATCTCGGCGCTTGTGGTGCAGAACCCGTTCAAGATGGGTTACCTCGGGGTGGACAGCATGGTGAAGCACCTCCGTGACAAGGCGCCGCTGGCGTCGGCGGACACCGGCGTCACGTTCCTGACCAAGGAGAACATCGACGCCGCCGAGTCCAAGGCGGTACTCGAGCCGAACTGCGACAACCCTCCGGTGCGGTGA
- a CDS encoding ATP-binding cassette domain-containing protein has product MGTTPVGGTATEPGQGSTEPGRGAAGEPVLEARGVVKRFGHVEALRGADFTVHRAEVVALIGDNGAGKSTLVKALSGVHAPDEGEIRVGGRAVHFASPIDARRAGVETVYQDLAVADDLSVAANLYLGREISRPGLLGRLGLLDKPAMRRGAAAALDELGVRIPRVSTPIAMLSGGQRQCVAVARAIIWATNVVILDEPTAALGVVQTGRVLDVVRRARDAGMSVVLVSHNMPQVLEIADRIEVLRLGRRTARFRADEVGTDDLVAAMTGARTTAPEDH; this is encoded by the coding sequence ATGGGCACGACGCCGGTCGGCGGTACGGCCACCGAGCCGGGGCAGGGCAGCACCGAGCCGGGGCGGGGCGCCGCCGGGGAGCCGGTGCTGGAGGCGCGCGGCGTCGTCAAGCGGTTCGGGCACGTCGAGGCGTTGCGCGGCGCCGACTTCACCGTGCACCGGGCGGAGGTCGTGGCGCTGATCGGCGACAACGGGGCGGGCAAGAGCACCCTGGTCAAGGCGCTGTCCGGTGTGCACGCCCCGGACGAGGGGGAGATCCGGGTCGGCGGCCGGGCCGTGCACTTCGCCAGCCCGATCGACGCCCGCCGGGCCGGGGTGGAGACGGTGTACCAGGATCTCGCCGTGGCCGACGACCTGAGCGTCGCCGCCAACCTCTACCTGGGGCGGGAGATCTCCCGCCCCGGGCTGCTGGGCCGGCTCGGGCTGCTCGACAAGCCCGCCATGCGCCGGGGGGCCGCCGCCGCGCTGGACGAGCTGGGCGTCCGGATCCCCCGGGTCAGCACCCCGATCGCGATGCTCTCCGGCGGGCAGCGGCAGTGCGTGGCGGTGGCCAGGGCGATCATCTGGGCGACGAACGTCGTCATCCTGGACGAGCCCACCGCGGCGCTCGGCGTGGTGCAGACCGGGCGGGTGCTCGACGTGGTGCGGCGGGCCCGGGACGCGGGCATGTCCGTGGTGCTGGTCAGCCACAACATGCCGCAGGTGCTCGAGATCGCCGACCGGATCGAGGTGCTGCGGCTCGGTCGCCGGACGGCCCGGTTCCGGGCCGACGAGGTCGGCACGGACGACCTGGTCGCGGCGATGACCGGCGCCCGGACCACCGCCCCGGAGGACCACTGA
- a CDS encoding FadR/GntR family transcriptional regulator produces MSRTDDVVNGIKRMILEGMFRPGDRLPVEKDLAESLGVSRGSLREGVSALSILGIVNTRQGDGTYVTNLDTTQLLAPMGFVVDLQGQGDARHIHTVRRLLECEAARLAATRITDEALAQAKDLLDEAARSVGQTPPDHERIIEIDIAFHRIIAAHSDNPVLVGLIEAFAGRTVRGRLWRSLHEEGADRRTHEEHVAIWTALVARDPERARIRMANHLVGVEESLHGLPEDPDPASDLPAV; encoded by the coding sequence ATGTCCCGCACCGACGACGTGGTGAACGGCATCAAGCGGATGATCCTGGAGGGGATGTTCCGGCCCGGCGACCGGCTTCCCGTCGAGAAGGACCTCGCCGAGTCGCTGGGCGTCTCGCGCGGCTCGCTGCGCGAGGGGGTGTCGGCGCTGTCGATCCTCGGCATCGTCAACACCCGGCAGGGCGACGGGACGTACGTCACGAACCTCGACACCACCCAGCTGCTGGCGCCGATGGGTTTCGTCGTCGACCTACAGGGCCAGGGCGACGCGCGGCACATCCACACCGTCCGGCGCCTGCTCGAATGCGAGGCGGCCCGGCTGGCCGCCACCAGGATCACCGACGAGGCGCTGGCCCAGGCCAAGGACCTGCTCGACGAAGCGGCCCGCTCCGTCGGCCAGACGCCGCCGGACCACGAGCGGATCATCGAGATCGACATCGCCTTCCACCGCATCATCGCGGCGCACAGCGACAATCCGGTACTCGTCGGCCTGATCGAGGCGTTCGCCGGGCGTACCGTCCGGGGGCGGCTCTGGCGCAGCCTGCACGAGGAGGGTGCGGACCGGCGTACCCACGAGGAGCACGTGGCGATCTGGACCGCGCTCGTCGCCCGCGACCCCGAACGGGCCAGGATCCGGATGGCCAACCACCTGGTCGGCGTCGAGGAGTCGCTGCACGGGCTGCCCGAGGATCCCGACCCGGCCTCGGACCTCCCGGCCGTCTGA
- a CDS encoding enolase C-terminal domain-like protein yields MPQITAVTVEDVRFPTSLTADGSDAMNKDGDYSAAYVVLHTDGVDPLGEPLAGHGLTFTIGRGNDIVVAAAVHQARRLVGWDVQTMAADMGGVYRHLTADSQLRWLGPEKGVVHLSLAAVLNASWDLVARDAGKPLWRLLTEMSPEQLVDIADLRYLSDALTRAEALDILRRKADTRADRVAELARTGYPAYTTSAGWLGYDDDKLRRLCQEAVDAGYGHVKLKVGADLDDDIRRCAIVREIIGPDRSLMIDANQVWDVGQAVEWVRALARFAPLWIEEPTSPDDILGHAAVRRAVAPVGVATGEHCHNRVMFKQLFQAGAVDFCQLDTGRLASINEIVAVLLLAAKFDVPVCPHAGGVGLCEMVQHVSVLDYVAVSGDLHNRVTEYVDHLHEHFTDPCLVRDTGSGSAYLLPIRPGYSTQMRPESVERYRFPDGGYWAEAASARATAATGPYPAWDASAAPAGR; encoded by the coding sequence ATGCCGCAGATCACCGCCGTGACCGTCGAGGACGTCCGCTTCCCCACCTCGCTCACCGCCGACGGCTCCGACGCGATGAACAAGGACGGCGACTACTCGGCGGCGTACGTCGTCCTGCACACCGACGGCGTCGATCCGCTCGGTGAACCGCTCGCCGGACACGGGCTGACCTTCACCATCGGCCGGGGCAACGACATCGTCGTCGCGGCGGCGGTGCACCAGGCCCGCCGCCTGGTCGGCTGGGACGTGCAGACGATGGCGGCGGACATGGGCGGGGTGTACCGCCACCTCACCGCCGACTCGCAGCTGCGCTGGCTCGGCCCGGAGAAGGGCGTGGTGCACCTCTCGCTGGCCGCCGTGCTGAACGCGTCGTGGGACCTCGTCGCCCGCGACGCCGGCAAGCCACTGTGGCGGCTGCTCACCGAGATGTCCCCCGAGCAGCTCGTCGACATCGCCGACCTGCGCTATCTCTCCGACGCGCTGACCCGGGCCGAGGCACTGGACATCCTGCGCCGGAAGGCGGACACCAGAGCCGACCGGGTCGCCGAACTCGCCCGCACCGGCTACCCCGCCTACACCACCTCGGCCGGCTGGCTCGGCTACGACGACGACAAGCTGCGCCGGCTCTGCCAGGAGGCGGTCGACGCCGGGTACGGTCACGTCAAGCTCAAGGTGGGCGCCGACCTCGACGACGACATCCGGCGCTGCGCCATCGTCCGCGAGATCATCGGCCCGGACCGCAGCCTGATGATCGACGCGAACCAGGTCTGGGACGTCGGGCAGGCCGTCGAGTGGGTCCGGGCGCTGGCCCGCTTCGCGCCGCTCTGGATCGAGGAGCCCACCAGCCCGGACGACATCCTGGGACACGCGGCCGTCCGGCGCGCCGTCGCACCCGTCGGGGTCGCCACCGGCGAGCACTGCCACAACCGGGTCATGTTCAAGCAACTGTTCCAGGCCGGGGCCGTCGACTTCTGCCAACTGGACACCGGCCGGCTGGCCAGCATCAACGAGATCGTCGCCGTACTGCTCCTCGCGGCGAAGTTCGACGTGCCGGTCTGCCCGCACGCCGGTGGTGTCGGGCTGTGCGAGATGGTCCAGCACGTCTCCGTACTCGACTACGTCGCCGTCTCCGGGGACCTGCACAACCGCGTCACCGAGTACGTCGACCACCTGCACGAGCACTTCACCGACCCGTGCCTCGTCCGGGACACCGGCTCCGGCAGCGCCTACCTGCTGCCGATCCGGCCGGGCTACTCTACGCAGATGCGTCCTGAGTCCGTGGAACGGTACCGGTTCCCCGACGGCGGCTACTGGGCCGAGGCGGCTTCCGCGCGGGCGACCGCCGCGACCGGGCCGTACCCGGCGTGGGACGCCTCGGCCGCCCCCGCCGGCCGCTGA
- a CDS encoding ricin-type beta-trefoil lectin domain protein, with the protein MRTRTRWLAALTVALVAAGVTVVEAVSSPRPASALNNGVGRTPPMGWNSWNTFGCNINETLIRQMADAMVNSGMRDLGYKYVVVDDCWMNSTRDAQGNLQANSSRFPSGMKALGDYLHSRGLLFGIYQAPLDRTCAQYFGSYPGATGALGHEAQDARQFAAWGVDYLKYDWCSPTGTINEQVSRFALMRDALAATGRPILYSINSNSIHEKTGPMRNWGDVANIWRTTEDITNAWDTGQTNGYPMGIQNIVNVTVPLAHYASPGSFNDPDMMEVGRGGMNDTEMRSHFALWAIMASPLIAGNDLRNMDAATQTILKNQNLIAINQDSLGLQATQVSNDGTRRVLAKRLADGDVAVALFNQGSSTTTVSTTAAAIGKSGSSFTLRDAWTNATSTSTGSISASVPAHGTVVYRVSGGGTSTPPPTTTFRLRSESSGRCLDLDNGNTANGTGMLIWDCHSNPNQQITQSGQSLQVLGKCLQIPTNATAGTRAQIWDCNGGANQRWTFNANGTIGNGQFPSLCLDVNNNGTANGTTVIVWTCHTSANQRWSRA; encoded by the coding sequence ATGCGTACCCGTACCAGATGGCTGGCCGCGCTGACCGTGGCACTGGTCGCGGCCGGAGTGACAGTGGTCGAGGCGGTCTCCTCGCCCCGACCGGCGAGCGCGTTGAACAACGGGGTGGGCCGTACTCCCCCGATGGGCTGGAACAGCTGGAACACCTTCGGCTGCAACATCAACGAGACGCTGATCCGGCAGATGGCCGACGCCATGGTCAACTCCGGAATGCGCGACCTGGGCTACAAGTACGTCGTCGTCGACGACTGCTGGATGAACTCGACCCGGGACGCCCAGGGCAACCTCCAGGCCAATTCGAGCCGCTTCCCCAGCGGCATGAAGGCGCTCGGCGACTACCTGCACTCCCGGGGCCTGCTCTTCGGCATCTACCAGGCCCCGCTGGACCGCACCTGTGCGCAGTACTTCGGCTCCTACCCCGGTGCCACCGGTGCGCTGGGCCACGAGGCGCAGGACGCCCGGCAGTTCGCCGCCTGGGGCGTCGACTACCTCAAGTACGACTGGTGCTCCCCCACCGGCACCATCAACGAGCAGGTGTCCCGGTTCGCCCTGATGCGTGACGCGCTGGCCGCCACCGGCCGGCCCATCCTCTACAGCATCAACTCGAACAGCATCCACGAGAAGACCGGCCCGATGCGCAACTGGGGCGACGTGGCCAACATCTGGCGTACCACCGAGGACATCACGAACGCCTGGGACACCGGCCAGACCAACGGCTATCCGATGGGCATCCAGAACATCGTCAACGTGACCGTGCCGCTGGCCCACTACGCCAGCCCCGGCTCGTTCAACGACCCGGACATGATGGAGGTCGGCCGGGGCGGCATGAACGACACCGAGATGCGCAGCCACTTCGCCCTCTGGGCGATCATGGCGTCGCCGCTGATCGCCGGCAACGACCTCCGCAACATGGACGCGGCCACCCAGACCATCCTGAAGAACCAGAACCTGATCGCCATCAACCAGGACTCGCTGGGCCTCCAGGCGACCCAGGTGTCCAACGACGGCACCCGACGGGTACTCGCCAAGCGGCTGGCCGACGGGGACGTCGCGGTGGCCCTGTTCAACCAGGGTTCCTCGACCACCACGGTCAGCACCACGGCGGCGGCGATCGGCAAGTCCGGCAGCTCCTTCACGCTGCGGGACGCGTGGACCAACGCCACCTCCACCAGCACCGGCTCGATCAGCGCCTCGGTGCCCGCGCACGGCACCGTCGTCTACCGGGTCAGCGGCGGCGGCACCAGCACCCCGCCGCCGACCACCACGTTCCGGCTGCGCAGCGAGTCCAGCGGGCGCTGCCTCGACCTGGACAACGGCAACACCGCCAACGGCACCGGCATGCTCATCTGGGACTGCCACAGCAACCCCAACCAGCAGATCACCCAGTCCGGCCAGTCCCTCCAGGTGCTCGGCAAGTGCCTGCAGATCCCGACGAACGCCACCGCCGGCACCCGGGCGCAGATCTGGGACTGCAACGGCGGCGCCAACCAGCGGTGGACCTTCAACGCCAACGGCACCATCGGCAACGGGCAGTTCCCGTCGCTCTGCCTGGACGTCAACAACAACGGCACGGCCAACGGCACCACCGTGATCGTCTGGACCTGCCACACCAGCGCCAACCAGCGCTGGAGCCGGGCGTGA